The genomic window AGCCAGATGACGCCTCGATCTCCCGTGAGCCAGGGCGTTCATTGGGCGTTGCCAAACCTACAAATTTTGTTCTTTGGAGTTCAGTTTTCCCTTAAATTTTGGCAAACCTACAAATTTTGTTCTTTGTCCTCAGGAAAGCTTGAAGCttcattgataaaaaaaagagaaatattttttGCATGATGCGAAAGTACTTGTTCTGATTCTTGCAGAATCTGATATGATCATTGGCTTTGCAGGTAGAAACAAGATAGAGTTGTTGTGCTTCTCCTTGCAGTGAGTGATTAACTAGGGTTGTTAATGCCATGAACCAGTTCGTCCCTGATTGGAACACCACCAGCATGGGAGATGGCTTTGCGCCATTAGGGTTCGTGCGTTTCTTAGATCGAAGCTGGAGATCTTTCCATGAAAGGAGGCGATCAGATGAGTGATTCTTtggttattgttgttgttgcagcgAAGACGACAAGCTCGTCGAGCTGCTCTGGTGCAATGGCCACGTCATCATGCAGAGTCAGGCGCCGCGGAAGCCGCCGAGGCCggagaggacggcgacgacggcggcggccggcggcgatggcggaggatGAGTCGGCGTCGTGGTTTCAGTACCCGGAGGAGATGCTCCCGCCAACGCCCTTCTCCACAACGCCAGCAGTCGCGGCCGTCTGCGCTCTATGGCCCCGCGCGTCGCCCGCTTCTGCCGACCGCCGCTCGTCCCGCTCCATTagccggagagagagaatggaTCGAGGGAGAGGATAGAGAGTAGAGGGAGGAGCGAGGATGAAAGGTGGGgtccacatgggtcccaccattttttttattattttgtgtgtggaactgacatgtgggtctcacgggttttattattttttcaaattaaattgccacgtaagtgccacgtcatattaagaccgagtcaaattagccacgtaggcgccacgtcagctaaaaccgccctcaaaaccgctgagggatgTCATCTGCACcgattttgatagttgagggactcattatatctggtttttcggttgagggacgaaaatcagatttgttggcaagttaagggacctcaaatgaacttattccgggCTAACGATAGTGAAGCAAAAAGCCCACGtatttttggaataagttcattcgagatcccttaactttacaccgaatccATTTTCGTCTTTGAACCGAAAAACCATATAGAACTGGTCCCTATACTATCAAATCCGGTACAAACGAGGTCCCTTAGCGGTTTGGAAGGTGGTTTTAGCTGATGTGACGCCAACATGGCTGGTTTGACTTGTTCTTCGTCCCACGTGTTAATTAGCCGCGCGCGTCTTCCTCTCATGCCACCGTGGGGATCTGTTTCAGCAGAACCAGCAGTCTGCCACAGCCGCAGCCGGCACCGCCGCAGCCGGAGCCAGCGCCAGGCTGGTCGGACCTCCTGATAGACCTCGCTAGATCATCTCCTCGTTGCCGTCCTACCACGACCGCCTCAGCTTTGTCGTAGTCTGCAGCCAGTGGTGCCTCGGCGCGCTTTGGCAGCGTTTGCTGCTACCATTGGCGCTGCCGTGGCTGCTCAACTTGATGCACCCGCGCACCTACCAgaacctcgccgtcgtcgtggtgCACCAAATCCCCAGGCGAATGACGTGCTCTGGTGTGTCTCTTCCTACGACGGCTGATGGCTTATGGACAGTAACATGACCGggacagattgcgactaatttgcgagacgaatcttttaaacctaattgctccatgatttaataatgtggtgctacattaaacatttgctaatgacaaattaattaggattaataaattcgtctcgctgtttactgacggattatgtaattagttttttattagtgcctgaaTACCCTatgtgacaccctatataatacccgatgtgacacgccaaaactttacacacctggatctaaacacccccttataCCGGGTACCTAGGATTTAGGATTTAGTATCCAACTTATAAATATGTTTGAACACCGTAAAGGTAATAGTttcaacatatatttatttatctactattataaattataaaaattaaagatatttccAAACATCTTGTAAGTAATCCTATTTCGATAAGGTGTCGGCACGCTGAGTACGTGAGTGCGTCCGCTTGCCAAGCCCGGAGCcttcgtacgtacgtacgtaagtACGTAACATACAGAACCACAAACAATGCACCAGCCCATCCACCCAGTCTGATACtgtctctttcttctttttctttacaGCTCACAACAACGTTATAGACAGTCCATCCAGTTCGATTATTTACCCCATCCAGTTCAATtatgtttctttgtttttttacggGAAGTACGATTCTTCCTCTAAACTAGAGTTTAGATACCCCGCCGCGCTGCTGCGGAACATCTATGTGTCAAATAACTATGAAGCATATAGAGATGTGCATATTACATACAAAGAACATGACAGTTAACAAACACCTTAACGTGGTTCTGCCGCTCCATCGTTGCACATTTCAAAGGTTGTTTGCTCAAGATAAAAAAGATGGAAACTCAAAAGCGAATCGTGATTCTGGTGCTACCTGTCTACTTGAAATATATGATGCGTGTAAATAAGCATTTTATCAAACagggaaaaacattgtttggaGAAATTTACCTCAGAATTGATTCACTTAGTTCAGCTGTTTGGGGAGCAGACAACCTGAGCGCTTATCAGTCTTGATCATACTCAAGCGAGGAAGCAAGAACACAAATGCTCATGGTATCCATCTCAATCCAAGCAACCGTAGTCGACCAATATATAGCCGGCTGAATTAAAGATCTTGATTTGCTTCTTGAAAGACTGGGGGAACAGTTTGGGGCAAAGAAGGCGAACCGGATGATTGGCTTCCATGCAGCTGCAGGAGTCCATGCGGTGGTCGACAGTTAAAAGCTGGGAGGCGGTTTAAATGCTGTGGGAGTTTTGACAGCCATGAAGTCTGCTCTTCATGGGCGTCGACGGTTCCGTTCCTCCTTAGTCCTGACATGCCAAGGAGGCAAACAGGCTGCAAGGCAGCTGGTGGTAGGCGCGCTTGGCTCGACgtaggagggagagagacgggCGTCGCATGCTCCGGTGCAGCGCTGGGGACAGGGGAGGCGATGCGGCTGAGGAGGGGCGACCTCGCGCGTCGCGCGGCGTGGGAGAGGGAAAGATGCGGCGCCGTGGGAGGAGGCGATACAGATGCTGCGATGTGCGGATTAACGGTGAAGAACTCACTGCTGTGTTGGGCTTGGGCTATATGTTCTTTTTGGCCCAGTAAGCAAATCGATTGGAAGTATCTTTGGACGCTTGACTTTGATCCAAcggttggaagaaaaaaaaggtgacgTGGAAGCACCAAAACTCAGAGAATTGCTATTAGTGGGGATGATTTGTATAGGTATGTAGGATAAAAGTTTGTTTCCTATTCTATTTTCTAATTAGTTGTAAATCAAAACTTTTCCCGCCATTACCATTAAAACGttacatatttacatatttattaaGTTCTTCTGATCCCTGCTTTGACACAAAGCGATACGCGTACATGTTTTAGTCGTGTCGTGCATGAGACACATAGGTAGAAAATACACAAGAAACTCGATTAAGTACTCGATCGAtcaatgataatataatatatttatcatgATCATGCGTCGAGTCCGCCGCTATATCTTTGATCGGTTCCTCCGCGTGTCCATTTACATCACCTGCGCCCATTGTCACTCGCACTCCTCCAGCACAATTTCATGATTTCTTTGTGTTGCAATCCCATGGATCTCTCTATTGATTTTTTAATGGATTAGAGTGCAATTTGTTGACAGATCAAAGTCCTTTTCCCTCCGTGCTCaagttggaaatttggaaaCGGTCCACAGTTGCAGGCATGGTCAGACCCCTAGCTAACCCCATCCTTCTATGTTCATCACACTGTCTGTGActgaggcctggtttagttcctaactttttcttcgaactttcaactttttcatcacatcaaaactttcctacacacaaacttccaactttaccgtcacatcgttccaatttctatcaaactttcaattttaacgtgaactaaacacaccctgacaAAGGGCGGGCGAGGGAGGGACGATTGGGTTATAAACATcctgatttttttaagtagctaCTAAATATTTAGTTTCTTTCGaatacccgttgcaacgcacgaacATTTTTCTAGTAATACTAAATGTAGATAATAAAATTGACCAAAAATGCAATAAGATATATTAATAAGTCATCTTAGGCCCCGTTCCTaagatgattaattaagtattaattattataaatggTGGATATTTTCAACGCACGCGAAACGAgaaaactcattagcacatgcttaattaagtattaattattataaaattgaaaagtggatttatttgattttttcaaacaacttctatgtttagttcccttcaaacttcaaactttttcgtcacatcaaatgtttggatacatatatagagcattaaatgtagacgaaaaaaaatcaattgtacagtttacatgtaaattgcgagacgaatcttttgagcctaattacaccataatttgacaatgtgttgctacagtaaacatttgctaatgacgaattaattaagctcaatggattcgtctcgcagtttacaggcggaatctgtaatttgtttttgttattaatctacgtttaatacttaaaatgtgtgtccgtatacgtttaaaaaaattggacgGGGAACTAAATAcggccatatttttttttttgtcaaaaacgCACCTTGAAAAGTGTGCTAATGAAAAACGATGAAGTTAAAGTTTTGAGTTGAGAAAAAGAACTAGGCCTTAGAAACATCTTAAAATTAACAATGAAGTAAAACTTTATCttgaaaaatctttttttatatgactaggttgctatattatatcTTGTTGGGTCTAGGCTTTCTAATGGCGATAAAATGTGTCCATTATCTATCTTCATATTTCAACCATCTATATTAATACAATAGTACAGTAAGATGTGAAGGATCGAAACTGAGAATTAAAAAGAACAGTACAGGCTCTAATCATTAAAAAGAACATACTAAGTGAATTTGTATAAATGAATCATGAATGTGAATATATCAATGAAGGAGAGACTATGTACATTTATCTTAATGTACAGATGTATATGTACAAGTGTGCACTTACTATTATGCCCAAGGCCCTTTTTGGCCCAAACGTGAGGGACACATATACCCTATAAAACCCGAGGGGATCTCAAAATTGGTAAAGTTGCCAGGCTGCTTGCGTTAGCGAAGGCAACATCAGAACAAAGCGTCAACTGCTCAGGAGAAGTAAGAACGTAGATGTCTTTGAGTGTGAAACCATGGACCACAGGTAAGATAACTCCATGCCCCAGCCGTGAGTTCAAATAGGGCATGCAAACCGTGTTCAAGAAAACACGAATCACTCCCTGCAAGTAGAAACTTGTTATCTTTTGGTATTAAGCATGAATCGAGAAAACAAAAACCTTCACTGATAAAGTGATAATGGTGTCCTGCACATGGATAGAATAAGCATCTAGCTATATCACTATAATAGACCGTTGAAACAAAATGATCAGAAATAGCCACTTAGCCAGGCCCAGTAGTTAACTAACAGACTAATTAAGCTCGCTATAATGCTGATAAAAAGCAAACtaggaaaaataaatttgtataaaGAAAGCTGATCTTTTATTACCTGAATCAATGACATGTGGAAGTTCCCAATTTTGCTCCACTTCAAGGCAAGGGAGAAATTTTCCAATTCAACCTTACCATATAATTTATTGCCTGCTGCCTCTGCGACACCTGAGGCACTTACTAcctaccaagaaaaaaaatgattcaagtAGTTAGAATCGCACCCAGGAATACAGATATATGATCTGGAAGACACAAAAAGAGTTGTTGAAGTAGTGCAAGCAGGGTCAGTCAAATCGTCCGCAGGTACATAAACCGGGCCTTGTACACACCACCCGTCATACTATAGGAGCTTTTCAAGTCATTACCGATCTATAGGGCCTACGCGAACACATACTTCACAAGCAATAAATTTATCAAATTCAAAGTGGATTTGCCCCCGGCCAAGTTCAATCTAGAAGAGTATGGCCTAACTATTCTAGAGGATTGTGCGATAGTATTGTAGAATACTGAGCAAACTTAATTATTTCCAGCCTGATAGATGGCGTCCATTTTCTTATAAGCACCTCTCTATTCAAGATGCATTCAACATGGGCTGCGACTAAAAAGATTGCATTTTTTGCACTTCGTTCAAATAAGAGTTGTAGTAATGGCAGAATCTTCTCTCCTTAGCAATGAACATCATCAAAAGCACAACATCATAAATGAAGTTTAGCAGTTGAGGATTCTTACTACAGAGATGCATGCAACTGGAATTGTCTCTTTGTCATGTAAAACATCAATTATCATGTCCGCATTTATAGTAGCACCAATCTTTTCAGACGCAATCCTCATCACCGGGGGTGAAGCCATTGAAATGTTTAACAGCATGTCATCATTGGGATAGCTCCAGTACAAGCGAGGAATGATAAATTTCCAACTAGCTGTATTTAGTAGAGATTGATCGGGAATTTTGTCAACTACCCAATGCATTGAACCtgcctgaagaaaaaaaaaatggctgaCGCAAAATCCAAGAAACAAGCAACAACACAAGTGAAAAGTAAATATTCATGAATTATTGTTTTAACACAGAAATGTTTTGATTACCTTGAAGTAAACCTCTAATGCAGAATTGAAAACAGCTTCATCAAGTGAAAGCAGAAGCATTTTGGATGCCCCACCACATGATAATGAAAGTTGGGGATGCTTCTGCGAATTGCTAAGCTTAGCAGTTGCAGAAGAGAATAATCCATTGATATCAAACTCAATTGAGGAATTGCCATACTGCGGATCGTTAACAAAAGTCATGTTCAAAGCAGAAATATTGTCCAGATTGACACTCCTAGGAAGACTTTGAAGCAACGAGTCAAGTTTGGATGTGCCGTCAATAATATTTTCTGGTATTGCCTTCTCAACTGCAGCTCTAATATGGTCCTCGAAAGCATTTATTAACCTTCAAGGAAGGAGGGGAATAAGGCACAGTGATTAATCTAGGAGTATAGACATTTGGCTATTGACATGCTTCAGAATTAAAAAGAATAACACGGGATCATTTATCTGAATATACATGTGTACCAGCAAATAGTAATATAGTGAAATGAAATCTTATCTCTATCAATCAACCCCAAAGGAAAGACTCAAACAAAACCACCAAAGCACCAAACAGAAGAGACGTTTTATTTGATATATTAGCTCTGACTTCACAAACATGCCATGACTCCAAAATTCATGTTATAGTAGAAATAATGAAGCAGATACAAAGGAAAGGTTGCCATCACTGTCAGAATGCTCAGACATATGCCAATTTTGTACAGAAGTCTGAACATTGCAATATGTAATTTCCTCGACAAAGGACCCAGTGTAGGCAGAAATCATGGGTTAAAGGAGGCCTCGAATCATCAAAACAAGTATTTCAGATCTTAAACTTCAAAGCAAAGGCTCAGATGGAAAATCGACTTGCCATAATTTAAAAAGTAACATTTATGGATTATTTAACACAAGAGATACATACCCTTGATAAAACCAAGATGCTCCACCATCCAGGGATATCACTAGGTCCTTGACATTACATCCACATTGCAACACAGACAAAGACAAACTCCCATTACAATTCTTAATTTGCATGGTTATACCAACTTCCATTCCTTGAACCTTAGACACAGAAAGCACTTATGAGTTACTAACAAAGAACAAAAGTAAAAGATAGAGCAGAAAATTACCTAAAACAGCTTGTTCACCCTATGATATTTACACAATACATGAATGATACAACATCACATTTCATAAATCACAGCTATATGCATCATTTGCCAATGGGATCAACAGCCCCATCAAGTTGAGCAAACTGTGATAGATGTCTAAATCTGGAGGGTGATCCATGCAGGAAAGAGTGGACAGGGAAGCCACAAAGATGTTGTCCCCCATGAAATTGCAATTAACTATGCAATTTTTTCACTCCTGACCCTTATTACTTAAGACATTACAAATATGAGATTGCTTCAAGAATTAATCAATGGTTCAGTATTACCACGGACCTAATACCTAGCTAAATTTATAAGGTACTATACCAACATACAAATGCCCACCTAAAGATTTAATAAAACAAGTTGCTTATCAAACTCCCGCACAATTCATCGAACTAGTGTCACAGTtcttttttaagggaaaaaaaaacattcatcaTGAGCAATTTTTCCTACAAAAGCAACAAAACTAGCAGCATTTGCAGCAAATGCACCACAATTTAATTTTCTACCATGATGCTAAACCAAATCTTGCCCAATCCACATCGAATTGAATCCTTTTCGTAGGCAACAATCAACACAGAAGTGACTAAGGGAGAATTAGGCAATACTAAGTTAGTACTACCAGGATAGAAGCGGTGCCCCTGTCGGAGATCTCGATGGGGAAGAGCCAGGAATCGTAGTAGTAGCTCCATGCCATGCTGAGGTTGGCGCTGACgccggaggcgacgacgacgagggcggaGTCCCCGGGGTGGATGGCGgagtcgtcgccgacgtcgaggTGGAAGAGCGTGAtgttggtggcggcgacgcggatGGCGCCCAGGAAGGGCACCCGCACGGCCTTCTCCACGCCGGGGAGGCGCAGCGGGGTCAGCGACCGCACCGCCTCCCCGATCAGCACGCCCTTGGCGAAGTCCAGGCCCTTCTCTGCCACCACCGCGGAGGCGTGCACCTCGCCGGAGGCCGCgccggcgggggagaggagggcgaggaggaggagggggaggagatggaggttggccatggcggcgggtggaggagtggagaggcgggcggccgAAGGAAGGAGAAGGCTGAAGGCTGGCGTGCTACTGGTTGAGTCGAGACGACGGCTGCCAATTTTCCGCAAGTATTTGGATTTGTTTTTATGAAAATTTACTAAGACTGTGTTTGGCACTACACTATTTTAATTTCAGTTTCAACTACCTTCtcatttatttttctcatttttctcaGTAGACTTCCATACTATTATGCgatatgttttttctaaaaaaaatattaatctatttttaatatttttaactaatacttaattaatcatgagagAGAGGGTTCACAACCCGTTGATTCAAGCACACTCTAGTTCAGGTACATGTATAGTTTTCAATAATTTATTACTATGGTTAGTTTCTTTTAGGCCGAGGGCCAACATTTTGTGTAGAAAATTAATGAATGGATCCAACATGCAATCATTGTAGCGTAGGTcgaactagtactccctccattctatttTAATTGTAGCTATCATGAAAATTCCATGCGTaactttgaccgtccgtcttatttaatttttttttaaaaaaataaaaaacataagtcacgtataaagtattattcatgttttatcatctcataacaataaaaatactaattaaaaaaatcaaataagataaACTGTTCAAGTTGGATACAtaaacttatggttgcatttaaaatgggacggagggagtagttatgtgcataattaatcatgtggttttaacttttatttattaattaagtgATTGGTAGGAGTACTACATTGGAGTACTAAATTTCATCTCATGATCGATTTACATATTCAaaactaaaatatcaaatacGTTACATATTTCCTTGTTTAAATACAATAATGCTACGTCACCATCGTGGTGTGGCAATTATATCGTCTTTTTTGGCATATTTGGGTGAAACTTGCACGTTATTCCTTTTCAAGCATGACAGAGGTGATACTTCTAAAGCTAAACAATCTTTGTTTGCATGAGAATGATAAAGTGCTTGAGTGATTGACCAAGGCACTTTTATCACGGAACTTACAAATTACACACGCATGATGAAAGTGAAAAGTACCCACTGATAGCTCACATTTTGTTTCCACGAGTTCAAGCTCAAGGGTCCTTTAAGAAGATAAAACTTTCAAAGATCACGAGTACATATTAATCTAGAAACATGCATagctaaaataattttagatCCATATaggtcctgtttagttcccctagcaaaactttacacccattcacatcgaatgtttggacagatgcatggagtattaaatataggctaaacaaataactaattgtacagattgcgactaatttgtaagacgaatattttaagcctaattagtccatgatttgacaatgtggtgctgcaataaacatttgctaatgacagattaattaggcttaataaatttgtctcgcggtttactaacggattctgtaattagttttttattagtctacgtttaatacttcaaatgtgtgccagcatacccgatgtgacacgccaaaactttacaccactgaatctaaacacagccataataCAAGCAAAAATTATcaaatcaaaaatattttttataattcaaatttaaaatctcaagttaaaagttttcaaatctgagtagaaagttttcaaatctcgagttgaaagttttcaaaatttatcttgcaaatttaaattccgagttgaaaattttcaaagtttgtgttgaaagatttcaaaatttgacttcaaagtttaaatcttaagtcgaaagttttcaaatctaacttgaaagttttcaacttgaaagttttcaatctattagaaaaaagaaaaagttctTGTAGGTACTATGATTAGCACTAATCACTAATCACGTCATCATTAGTGCTAATCACATGGTTAGCGACGGGGGCGTAGCGTACGCGTCGGCCTTCGGAGCGCGTAAGCGTTTGGAATCCCCTtccttttcttcccaaactcattagtTATGTCCTTGACCATGTCATGGACCTTATCTCCGGAC from Oryza glaberrima chromosome 6, OglaRS2, whole genome shotgun sequence includes these protein-coding regions:
- the LOC127775584 gene encoding putative BPI/LBP family protein At1g04970, encoding MANLHLLPLLLLALLSPAGAASGEVHASAVVAEKGLDFAKGVLIGEAVRSLTPLRLPGVEKAVRVPFLGAIRVAATNITLFHLDVGDDSAIHPGDSALVVVASGVSANLSMAWSYYYDSWLFPIEISDRGTASILVQGMEVGITMQIKNCNGSLSLSVLQCGCNVKDLVISLDGGASWFYQGLINAFEDHIRAAVEKAIPENIIDGTSKLDSLLQSLPRSVNLDNISALNMTFVNDPQYGNSSIEFDINGLFSSATAKLSNSQKHPQLSLSCGGASKMLLLSLDEAVFNSALEVYFKAGSMHWVVDKIPDQSLLNTASWKFIIPRLYWSYPNDDMLLNISMASPPVMRIASEKIGATINADMIIDVLHDKETIPVACISVVVSASGVAEAAGNKLYGKVELENFSLALKWSKIGNFHMSLIQGVIRVFLNTVCMPYLNSRLGHGVILPVVHGFTLKDIYVLTSPEQLTLCSDVAFANASSLATLPILRSPRVL